From a region of the Thermomonas sp. HDW16 genome:
- a CDS encoding enoyl-CoA hydratase-related protein, which produces MTDSLLLIDDADGIRTIRVNRPDKLNALNAATLDALDAAFTDAARDANVRVVVLTGSGHKAFVAGADIAEMNTLTPVQGRDFSLRGTRMMRRVEKLPKPVIAMVNGFALGGGLELAMCCHLRIAADTAKVGQPEINLGLIPGFGGTQRLLRLCGRAATLELCLTGAPITAERALQLGIVNRVVPVADLEAETMKLAQQLASSAPLALRGALDCVNIGGECGVEEGLEYESAQFGLVFSTEDMREGTSAFLEKRKPAFNGR; this is translated from the coding sequence ATGACCGACTCCCTGCTGCTGATCGACGATGCCGACGGCATCCGCACGATCCGCGTGAACCGCCCCGACAAGCTGAACGCCCTGAACGCCGCCACCCTGGATGCGCTGGATGCCGCCTTCACCGATGCCGCCCGCGACGCAAACGTCCGTGTGGTGGTGCTGACCGGCAGCGGCCACAAGGCCTTCGTGGCCGGTGCCGACATCGCCGAGATGAACACCCTCACCCCTGTGCAGGGCCGCGACTTCTCCCTGCGCGGCACCCGCATGATGCGGCGTGTGGAAAAGCTGCCGAAGCCGGTGATCGCGATGGTCAATGGCTTTGCGCTTGGCGGCGGGCTGGAACTGGCGATGTGTTGCCACCTGCGCATCGCCGCGGATACCGCGAAGGTCGGCCAGCCGGAAATCAACCTGGGCCTGATCCCCGGCTTCGGCGGCACCCAACGGCTGCTGCGCCTGTGCGGGCGCGCGGCCACGCTGGAACTGTGCCTGACCGGCGCGCCGATCACTGCCGAGCGTGCCTTGCAGCTGGGCATCGTCAACCGCGTCGTACCGGTCGCTGACCTCGAGGCCGAGACCATGAAGCTTGCGCAGCAACTCGCCTCCTCCGCACCGCTGGCCCTGCGCGGCGCGCTGGATTGCGTGAACATCGGCGGCGAATGCGGGGTCGAGGAAGGCCTGGAATACGAATCCGCGCAGTTCGGCCTGGTGTTCTCCACCGAGGACATGCGCGAAGGCACCTCCGCCTTCCTCGAAAAACGCAAGCCGGCGTTCAACGGACGTTGA
- a CDS encoding FKBP-type peptidyl-prolyl cis-trans isomerase N-terminal domain-containing protein has product MKLRVLAASVAALTLTAGIASAQTKPAAPAPAKPAASTAASASVDKTHASYAFGWSLGQELVNSGEPVDIASVVRGVQDAYAKKQPAYTEQQLGTAYSGFQQHVQKKMEDAFKKALTDNQAQSAKFITDYKAQQGVVTLPSGIMYRIAKPGTGAKVTANSQVQIALRSFLAAVGVPLSGVQTPAAFKVSDAPIPALKETLPLMQQGAVWEVVVPPGKGVGDQNQQFAQQAVAIQIELGSVK; this is encoded by the coding sequence ATGAAGTTGCGAGTGCTTGCTGCCAGTGTGGCGGCCCTGACCCTGACCGCCGGCATCGCCTCGGCGCAGACCAAGCCGGCCGCGCCGGCGCCGGCCAAGCCCGCTGCCTCGACGGCTGCCTCGGCCTCGGTCGACAAGACCCATGCGAGCTACGCCTTCGGCTGGTCGCTGGGCCAGGAACTGGTCAATTCCGGCGAACCGGTCGATATCGCCTCCGTGGTGCGCGGCGTGCAGGATGCCTATGCCAAGAAGCAGCCGGCCTACACCGAGCAGCAGCTGGGCACGGCCTATTCCGGCTTCCAGCAGCACGTGCAGAAGAAGATGGAAGACGCCTTCAAGAAGGCGCTGACCGACAACCAGGCGCAGTCCGCCAAGTTCATCACCGACTACAAGGCCCAGCAGGGCGTGGTGACGTTGCCGAGCGGGATCATGTACCGCATCGCCAAGCCCGGTACCGGCGCCAAGGTCACCGCCAACAGCCAGGTGCAGATCGCCCTGCGCAGCTTCCTGGCGGCGGTCGGTGTGCCGCTCAGCGGCGTGCAGACGCCGGCGGCGTTCAAGGTCTCTGATGCACCGATCCCCGCGTTGAAGGAAACCCTGCCGCTGATGCAGCAGGGCGCGGTGTGGGAAGTGGTGGTGCCGCCAGGCAAGGGCGTCGGCGACCAGAACCAGCAGTTCGCGCAACAGGCCGTCGCCATTCAGATCGAACTGGGCAGCGTCAAGTAA
- the arsC gene encoding arsenate reductase (glutaredoxin) (This arsenate reductase requires both glutathione and glutaredoxin to convert arsenate to arsenite, after which the efflux transporter formed by ArsA and ArsB can extrude the arsenite from the cell, providing resistance.), translated as MRVEIWHNPACGTSRNALALIRHAGIEPDIVEYLQATPDKARLREAISAAGLSVREAIRSKQPEYLALGLDDESLSDEALLDAMVATPILINRPFVFSPLGVRLCRPDSSMVLDILPPCDKPFTKEDGGVVIDERGNRVR; from the coding sequence ATGCGCGTCGAGATCTGGCACAACCCGGCCTGCGGCACATCTCGCAATGCACTGGCGCTGATTCGCCATGCCGGCATCGAACCGGACATTGTCGAATACCTGCAGGCAACGCCGGACAAGGCGCGGTTGCGAGAGGCGATCAGCGCGGCCGGCCTGTCCGTGCGCGAAGCGATCCGCAGCAAGCAGCCGGAATACCTGGCGCTGGGTCTGGACGATGAATCGTTGTCGGACGAGGCCTTGCTCGATGCGATGGTTGCCACCCCGATCCTGATCAACCGTCCGTTCGTGTTCAGTCCGTTGGGCGTGCGCCTGTGCCGGCCGGATTCCTCGATGGTGCTGGACATCCTGCCGCCCTGCGACAAACCGTTCACCAAGGAAGACGGCGGCGTGGTGATCGACGAACGCGGCAACCGCGTTCGCTGA
- a CDS encoding enoyl-CoA hydratase/isomerase family protein: protein MSLIETIVHGHVTELRLARAPVNALNPALCNELAAALAAALANGAQGIVLSGGPKVFSAGLDVPHLLSLGDDQAALQEAWTAFFDAARALLNCPVPVAAALAGHAPAGGCVLALCCDYRVMAEGPYRIGLNETQVGLAAPEGIQSLMARVVGRHRSERLLVAGAMPDASEALRIGLVDELTGIDDVATRARVWVEELLQLPRKPMLETRRIARADAVDCLRAERIDLPRFVAAWMEPDTQAGLRAMLARIGK, encoded by the coding sequence ATGTCTCTGATCGAAACCATCGTCCACGGCCATGTCACCGAGTTGCGACTGGCGCGCGCGCCGGTCAATGCGCTGAACCCGGCGCTGTGCAACGAACTCGCGGCGGCCTTGGCGGCCGCACTGGCCAACGGCGCGCAGGGCATCGTCCTGTCGGGCGGCCCCAAGGTGTTTTCCGCCGGTCTCGACGTGCCCCATCTGCTGTCGCTGGGCGATGACCAGGCCGCCTTGCAGGAGGCCTGGACGGCATTCTTCGATGCCGCGCGCGCACTGTTGAATTGCCCGGTACCGGTGGCCGCAGCGTTGGCCGGGCACGCGCCTGCCGGCGGCTGCGTGCTGGCGCTGTGCTGCGATTACCGGGTGATGGCCGAAGGCCCGTACCGGATCGGCCTCAATGAAACCCAGGTCGGGTTGGCGGCGCCGGAAGGCATCCAGTCGCTGATGGCGCGCGTGGTCGGCCGGCATCGCTCGGAACGCCTGCTGGTCGCCGGCGCGATGCCGGATGCGTCCGAGGCATTGCGCATCGGCCTGGTGGACGAACTCACCGGCATCGACGATGTCGCCACCCGCGCCCGCGTGTGGGTGGAGGAACTGCTGCAACTGCCGCGCAAGCCGATGCTGGAGACCCGTCGCATCGCGCGCGCGGACGCAGTCGATTGCCTGCGCGCGGAACGCATCGACCTGCCCCGCTTCGTGGCCGCGTGGATGGAACCGGATACGCAGGCAGGATTGCGCGCGATGCTGGCGCGCATCGGCAAGTAA
- a CDS encoding copper chaperone PCu(A)C: protein MNIRIALLLLCLPLSACARDCAPQVKDGWIRLLPGGMPMQAGFARIDNHCAMPATIVSASSPAYGSVELHESRLVDGINRMREVPELRIAPDGAAVLKPGGLHLMLMQPKATLKPGSRVAIEFGLKDGRKLLGEFEVRKPAP, encoded by the coding sequence ATGAACATCCGCATCGCCTTGTTGCTGTTATGCCTGCCGCTGTCCGCCTGCGCCCGCGACTGCGCGCCGCAGGTCAAGGATGGCTGGATCCGCTTGCTGCCGGGCGGCATGCCGATGCAGGCCGGCTTCGCCCGCATCGACAACCATTGCGCGATGCCGGCCACGATCGTCTCGGCCAGCAGCCCCGCTTACGGCAGCGTCGAATTGCACGAATCCAGGCTGGTCGATGGCATCAATCGCATGCGCGAGGTGCCCGAACTGCGCATCGCGCCGGATGGCGCGGCCGTGCTGAAGCCGGGTGGCCTGCACCTGATGCTGATGCAGCCGAAGGCCACGTTGAAGCCGGGCAGCCGTGTCGCCATCGAATTCGGGTTGAAGGACGGCCGCAAGTTGCTTGGCGAGTTCGAGGTGCGAAAGCCTGCGCCTTGA
- a CDS encoding thioesterase family protein — protein sequence MSKPASIGVFRTPIPLRWSDMDAFNHVNNSRYLTFLEQARIEWFETIGEPWVTEDSAPVVASATLNFKRPIEYPAEVFVELFTEKLGNSSVVIGHRIVDADGGLHCDGSVVAVWIDRHSSKPTPLPAGVRRASELLLETPAA from the coding sequence ATGAGCAAGCCCGCTTCAATCGGCGTGTTTCGCACGCCCATCCCGTTGCGCTGGAGCGACATGGATGCGTTCAACCACGTCAACAATTCGCGCTACCTGACCTTCCTGGAACAGGCGCGCATCGAGTGGTTCGAGACCATCGGCGAGCCATGGGTGACCGAGGATTCCGCACCGGTGGTCGCCTCGGCCACGCTGAACTTCAAGCGCCCGATCGAATACCCGGCCGAGGTGTTCGTCGAACTGTTCACCGAGAAGCTGGGCAACAGCAGCGTGGTGATCGGCCATCGCATCGTCGATGCCGACGGTGGGCTGCACTGCGACGGCAGCGTGGTGGCGGTGTGGATCGACCGCCACAGCAGCAAGCCGACGCCGCTACCGGCCGGCGTACGCCGCGCATCCGAATTGCTGCTGGAAACACCCGCGGCCTGA
- the uvrA gene encoding excinuclease ABC subunit UvrA — protein MALDYIRIRGARTHNLKNIDLDLPREKLIVITGLSGSGKSSLAFDTIYAEGQRRYVESLSAYARQFLSVMDKPDVDHIEGLSPAISIEQKSTSHNPRSTVGTITEIHDYLRLLYARVGSPRCPDHHFPLEAQTVSQMVDAVLAMEGDAVLGEQRWMLLSPVVRERKGEHQQVFEQLRAQGYTRLRVDGHVYEIDALPTLALRQKHTIEAVIDRFKPRAEIKQRLAESFETALKLGDGMAIVQSMDDAEREPLLFSSKYSCPVCDYSLPELEPRLFSFNSPAGACPTCDGLGVSQFFDPARVVAHPELSLSAGAMRGWDRRNAYYFSMITSLAKHYKFDVDAVWQTLPEKIRDIVLHGSGKEIINLVYVGENGNKYQRKHTFEGILPNLERRYRETESAAVREELTKYISERPCTECGGARLNRAARNVFVADKPLPEIAMLPIDASLAFFDKLALPGWRGEIAIKIVKEIRERLGFLVDVGLDYLTLERKADSLSGGEAQRIRLASQIGAGLVGVMYVLDEPSIGLHQRDNERLLGTLTRLRDLGNTVIVVEHDEDAIRLADYIVDIGPGAGVHGGEVVAQGTLADVLKAPRSVTGHYLSGKKKIDVPVHRNPPNRKLMLKLKGASGNNLKDVDLDIPSGLFTAITGVSGSGKSTLINDTLYSLAANEINGASHTPSPYREVTGIDLFDKVVDIDQSPIGRTPRSNPATYTGLFTPLRELFAQVPESRARGYAPGRFSFNVRGGRCEACQGDGLIKVEMHFLPDVYVPCDVCGGKRYNRETLEILYKGHSIRDVLEMTVEDALELFQPVPSIARKLETLMDVGLSYIKLGQSATTLSGGEAQRVKLSKELSRRDTGRTLYILDEPTTGLHFHDIEHLLAVLHKLRDDGNTIVVIEHNLDVIKTADWVVDLGPEGGHRGGMIIAQGTPEDVAANPASHTGRFLAPLLEKNAARSAPAKKSRKKTA, from the coding sequence ATGGCGCTGGACTACATCCGCATTCGCGGCGCACGGACGCACAACCTCAAGAACATCGACCTCGACCTTCCGCGCGAGAAGCTGATCGTGATCACCGGCCTGTCCGGGTCCGGCAAGTCCTCGCTGGCGTTCGACACGATCTACGCCGAGGGCCAGCGCCGCTACGTCGAATCGCTGTCCGCTTACGCGCGCCAGTTCCTGAGCGTGATGGACAAGCCCGATGTGGACCATATCGAAGGCCTGTCGCCGGCGATCTCCATCGAACAAAAATCGACCAGCCACAACCCCCGCTCCACCGTCGGCACCATCACCGAGATCCACGACTACCTGCGCCTGTTGTACGCGCGCGTGGGCAGCCCGCGCTGCCCGGACCACCACTTCCCGCTGGAGGCGCAGACCGTCAGCCAGATGGTCGATGCGGTGCTGGCGATGGAAGGCGATGCCGTCCTTGGCGAACAACGCTGGATGCTGCTGTCGCCGGTCGTGCGCGAGCGCAAGGGCGAGCACCAGCAGGTATTCGAGCAATTGCGCGCACAGGGTTACACGCGCCTGCGCGTCGATGGCCACGTCTACGAGATCGATGCGCTGCCGACGCTGGCGCTGCGCCAGAAGCACACCATCGAAGCCGTCATCGACCGCTTCAAGCCGCGCGCGGAGATCAAGCAGCGCCTGGCCGAATCCTTCGAAACCGCGCTCAAGCTGGGTGATGGCATGGCCATCGTGCAATCGATGGACGATGCCGAACGCGAGCCGCTGCTGTTCTCGTCGAAATACTCCTGCCCGGTCTGCGACTACTCGCTGCCGGAGCTGGAGCCGCGGCTGTTCTCGTTCAACTCCCCGGCAGGCGCCTGCCCGACCTGCGACGGCCTGGGCGTGTCGCAGTTCTTCGATCCTGCGCGGGTGGTAGCGCATCCGGAACTGTCGCTGTCCGCGGGCGCGATGCGCGGCTGGGATCGGCGCAACGCCTATTACTTCTCGATGATCACGTCGCTGGCGAAGCACTACAAGTTCGACGTGGATGCGGTCTGGCAAACCCTGCCGGAGAAGATCCGCGACATCGTCCTGCACGGCAGCGGCAAGGAAATCATCAACCTGGTCTATGTCGGCGAGAACGGCAACAAGTACCAGCGCAAGCACACCTTCGAAGGCATCCTGCCGAACCTGGAACGCCGCTACCGCGAAACCGAATCCGCCGCGGTGCGCGAGGAACTGACCAAGTACATCAGCGAACGCCCCTGCACCGAATGCGGTGGCGCACGCCTGAACCGCGCCGCGCGCAACGTGTTCGTGGCCGACAAGCCGCTGCCCGAGATCGCGATGTTGCCGATCGATGCCTCGCTGGCGTTCTTCGACAAGCTGGCGCTGCCGGGCTGGCGCGGCGAGATCGCGATCAAGATCGTCAAGGAAATCCGCGAACGGCTGGGCTTCCTGGTCGATGTCGGCCTCGATTACCTCACTTTGGAACGCAAGGCGGACTCGCTGTCCGGCGGCGAAGCGCAACGCATCAGGCTTGCATCGCAAATCGGCGCGGGGCTGGTCGGCGTGATGTACGTGCTGGACGAACCCAGCATCGGCCTGCACCAGCGCGACAACGAACGCCTGCTCGGCACCCTCACCCGCCTGCGCGACCTCGGCAATACGGTGATCGTGGTCGAACACGACGAAGACGCGATCCGCCTGGCCGACTACATCGTCGACATCGGCCCCGGTGCCGGCGTGCACGGCGGCGAAGTGGTCGCGCAGGGCACGCTTGCGGACGTGCTGAAGGCACCGCGCTCGGTCACCGGCCATTACCTGTCCGGCAAGAAGAAGATCGATGTGCCGGTGCATCGCAACCCGCCCAATCGCAAGCTGATGCTCAAGCTCAAGGGCGCGAGCGGCAACAACCTGAAGGACGTCGACCTCGACATCCCCTCGGGCCTGTTCACCGCGATCACCGGCGTGTCCGGTTCCGGCAAGTCGACCCTGATCAACGACACCTTGTATTCGCTGGCCGCGAACGAGATCAACGGCGCTTCGCATACGCCATCGCCCTATCGCGAAGTCACCGGCATCGACCTGTTCGACAAGGTGGTCGATATCGACCAATCGCCGATCGGGCGCACGCCGCGTTCGAATCCCGCAACCTACACCGGCTTGTTCACGCCGCTGCGCGAACTGTTCGCGCAGGTGCCGGAATCGCGCGCACGCGGCTATGCGCCGGGACGCTTCAGTTTCAACGTGCGCGGCGGCCGTTGCGAAGCCTGCCAGGGCGATGGCCTTATCAAGGTCGAGATGCACTTCCTGCCGGACGTGTACGTGCCCTGCGACGTCTGCGGCGGCAAGCGCTACAACCGCGAGACGCTGGAGATCCTCTACAAGGGCCATAGCATCCGCGACGTGCTTGAAATGACCGTGGAAGACGCGCTGGAACTGTTCCAGCCGGTGCCGAGCATCGCCCGCAAGCTGGAAACGCTGATGGACGTGGGCCTGAGCTACATCAAGCTGGGCCAGAGCGCGACTACGCTGTCCGGCGGCGAGGCGCAGCGCGTGAAGCTGTCGAAGGAACTGTCGCGCCGCGATACCGGACGCACGCTGTACATCCTCGACGAACCGACCACCGGCCTGCACTTCCACGACATCGAGCACCTGCTGGCCGTACTGCACAAGCTGCGCGACGACGGCAACACCATCGTCGTGATCGAACACAACCTGGACGTGATCAAGACCGCGGACTGGGTGGTAGACCTCGGCCCCGAAGGCGGCCATCGCGGCGGCATGATCATCGCCCAGGGCACGCCGGAAGACGTGGCCGCGAACCCCGCCTCGCATACCGGCCGCTTCCTTGCGCCTTTGCTCGAAAAAAACGCGGCACGCTCGGCACCTGCCAAGAAGAGCCGGAAGAAAACCGCATGA
- the rplU gene encoding 50S ribosomal protein L21, with amino-acid sequence MYAVLVTGGKQYRVMQGEKLRVEKLEVEVDSEIKFDNILMLGDADGIKLGDALKGATVAAKVVSHGRADKVRIVKFRRRKHHRKQMGHRQYYTEIEITGIAGGSK; translated from the coding sequence ATGTACGCAGTTTTGGTCACTGGCGGTAAGCAATACCGCGTGATGCAGGGCGAAAAGCTCCGCGTCGAGAAGCTCGAAGTCGAAGTCGACAGCGAGATCAAGTTCGACAACATCCTGATGCTCGGCGACGCCGACGGCATCAAGCTGGGCGACGCGCTGAAGGGCGCAACCGTTGCCGCCAAGGTCGTGAGCCACGGCCGTGCCGACAAGGTCCGCATCGTCAAGTTCCGCCGCCGCAAGCACCATCGCAAGCAGATGGGCCACCGGCAGTACTACACCGAAATCGAGATCACCGGCATCGCCGGTGGCAGCAAGTAA
- the rpmA gene encoding 50S ribosomal protein L27, with the protein MAHKKGVGSSRNGRDSNPKYLGVKIYGGQAIEAGNIIIRQRGTQFHPGMGVGLGRDHTLFALVDGKVEFSTKGPKKRRTVSIVAAE; encoded by the coding sequence ATGGCACATAAAAAGGGCGTAGGCTCCTCGCGCAACGGCCGCGACTCCAACCCGAAGTATCTGGGCGTCAAGATCTACGGCGGCCAGGCCATCGAGGCCGGCAACATCATCATTCGCCAGCGTGGCACCCAGTTCCACCCGGGCATGGGCGTCGGCCTCGGCCGCGACCACACCCTGTTCGCGCTGGTCGACGGCAAGGTCGAGTTCTCGACCAAGGGCCCGAAAAAGCGCCGCACGGTCAGCATCGTCGCCGCGGAGTAA
- the obgE gene encoding GTPase ObgE: protein MKLVDEAEITVTAGNGGNGCIAFRREKFIPLGGPNGGDGGNGGDVWLQADENLNTLVDFRHETRFKAQRGENGMGSQMYGKAGDDKIILVPVGTVIHNVDTDEIIGDMTEHGQRLLVAKGGQGGLGNMHFKSSINRTPRRATPGTEGETRVLRLELKLLADVGLLGFPNAGKSTFIRAVSAATPKVADYPFTTLYPNLGVVSVEVGRSFVIADIPGLIEGAADGAGLGSLFLRHVQRTRLLLHLVDIAPMDYEGSGLLSPAEQVRAIENELRKYDPAMLEKPRWLVLNKADLMFEDEAKAAAEAIVAELDWKEPWYITSAISREGTRPIMLAVQTFFDRLREDELEAAADQAAANEAASVRNDA, encoded by the coding sequence ATGAAACTCGTCGACGAAGCTGAAATCACCGTCACCGCCGGCAATGGCGGCAATGGCTGCATCGCGTTCCGACGCGAGAAATTCATCCCGCTTGGCGGCCCCAATGGTGGCGACGGCGGCAACGGCGGCGACGTCTGGCTGCAGGCCGACGAAAACCTCAACACCCTGGTCGATTTCCGCCACGAGACGCGCTTCAAGGCGCAGCGTGGCGAGAACGGCATGGGCAGCCAGATGTACGGCAAGGCCGGCGACGACAAGATCATCCTGGTGCCGGTCGGTACCGTGATCCACAACGTCGATACCGACGAAATCATCGGCGATATGACCGAGCACGGCCAACGCCTGTTGGTGGCCAAGGGCGGGCAGGGCGGCCTTGGCAACATGCATTTCAAGAGTTCGATCAACCGCACGCCGCGCCGGGCCACGCCTGGCACCGAGGGCGAGACCCGCGTGCTGCGGCTGGAATTGAAGTTGCTGGCCGATGTCGGCTTGCTCGGTTTCCCCAACGCGGGCAAATCCACTTTTATTCGTGCGGTCTCGGCGGCAACGCCCAAGGTCGCCGACTATCCGTTCACCACCCTGTATCCGAACCTGGGCGTGGTCAGCGTCGAAGTCGGCCGCAGCTTCGTGATCGCCGACATCCCGGGCCTGATCGAAGGCGCTGCGGACGGTGCGGGCCTCGGCAGCCTGTTCTTGCGCCACGTGCAGCGCACCCGCCTGCTGCTGCACCTGGTGGACATCGCGCCGATGGATTACGAAGGTTCCGGCCTGCTGTCGCCGGCCGAGCAGGTGCGCGCGATCGAGAACGAACTGCGCAAGTACGATCCCGCGATGCTGGAGAAGCCGCGCTGGCTGGTGCTGAACAAGGCCGACCTGATGTTCGAGGACGAGGCGAAGGCCGCTGCCGAGGCCATCGTTGCCGAACTGGATTGGAAAGAGCCCTGGTACATCACCTCGGCGATCAGTCGCGAAGGCACCCGCCCGATCATGCTGGCGGTGCAGACCTTCTTCGACCGCCTGCGCGAGGATGAGCTCGAAGCTGCTGCAGATCAGGCTGCCGCGAATGAAGCGGCGAGCGTGCGCAACGATGCCTGA